The Paraburkholderia dioscoreae DNA window CGCAAGGCTTCGAGGACGCAGGCCGGCTCATCACTGCGCAGGCCCGCTATGCAGCGCAACGGCTCGCCGCGCTTCCTGGTGTGACGGTGCCGCTATCAGGCAGCTTCTTCAAGGAATTCGTCGTCGATTTTTCCGCAACGGGCCGCAGCGTCGCATCGATCAATCAGGCGCTACGCGCACGCGGAATTTTTGGCGGCCACGATCTGTCCGCGGAGTTTCCGGCATTCGGCCAGCGCGCGCTTTATTGCGTCACCGAGCTCCATGAGCGGCGCGACATCGACCGGCTCTTCGACACCCTTGGCGAGATCCTGAATCATGACGACTAAACCGGCCCTGCGCCGCTATCACGCCGCTGTCTGGGACGAACCGATCGTAATGGAAATGTCGTACAAAGGCCGCCGCGGCGTGCTGTTTCCCGAACCCGATCCCAGAGTTACCGCATCCGTCGGCCCGTCCGACCAGCTGATTCCCGCCGCGCTGCGCCGCGTGAAGCGTCCGGCGTTGCCCGAAATGTCCGAGCCCGACGTGCTGCGCCATTATCTGCATCTGTCGCAGCAGACGCTCGGCATGATGGGCATCTCGTTGTTCGGCACCTGCACAATGAAATACAACGCGCGCCTGAACGAAGCCATTACGTCGCGCGATGAAGTCGCCGAATTACATCCGCGCCAACATCCCGATACGCTGCAAGGTGCGCTGCACATCATCCATTCGCTCGACCTCGCGCTGCGCGAGCTGTCCGGCATGGACAGCTTCACGTTCCAGCCCGCTGGCGGCGCGGACGCGGCATACACACACGCATGCGTGACGCGCGCCTACCATGCGGCGCGCGGCGAACTGGAAACGCGCGACGAAATCATCACTACGATACAGTCGCATCCGTGCAATCCCGCGACTGCCGCCACGGCGGGCTTCAAGGTGATCACGCTGACGCTGGAGGAGAACGGCTATCCGTCGGTCGAGGCGTTGAAATCGGTCGTCTCGAGCCGCACGGCCGCATTGATGGTCAACAATCCGGACGACATGGGCATCTATAACCCGAACATCAAGGAGTGGGTGCGGATCGTGCACGAAGCAGGCGGCTTGTGCTTCTACGATCACGCCAACTTCAACGGGGTGATGAGTCGCCTTCGTGCGCGGGAACTCGGATTCGACGCATGCATGTTCATGCTGCACAAGACCTTCGGCGGCCCGAAAGGGGGCGGCGGCCCCGCAGTCGGCGCATATGGCTGCAGCAACGCGCTTGCGCCGTATTTGCCGGGGCCGCTCGTCGTCGAGCACGACGGTGCGTACCGGCTGGAGCCCGGCTCGGACATGAGCATTGGCCGCGTGCGTGAATTCTTCGGCAACATGCAAACGGTCATCAAGGCTTACGCGTGGGTACGCGCAATGGGCGCGCAAGGCATTGCGGCGGCAGCGGATATCTCGGTTCTTGCGAACAACTACATGACGCAGAAACTCACGCAAATTCGCGGCGTGACCTGCTCGCATCCACACGTCGACGCATGGCGGATGGAGATGACGCGCTTTAGCCTGGAAACCCTCGAACGGGAAACGGGCGTGACGGTGTTCGACGTGCAGAACCGGATGGTCGATTTCGGCATAGACGCATTCTGGCTCGCGCACGAACCGTGGATCGTGCCGCAGCCCTTTACGCCGGAAGCAGGCGAGATGTGGTCGAAAGAGGATATCGACACGTGGATCGCAGTACTTGAACAGATCTGCCACGAGGCTTACACCACGCCGGATATCGTCCGCAGCGCGCCGCACAATCATCCGGCGGGACGGATCGACGGCGGACCACTGGAAGACCCGTCACGCTGGGCGATGACGTGGCGCGCGCATCTGAAAAAACGGGCCACGCCGTGACCGGCGCTTCATAGTTCAGGGAGCGTCGCCACGCGTCCTCGTTGACCGGCGAAGCTGGCTAACGGTCCGCACACCAATCAATGGTTTGCGGACCGTACGCAGATCAGCCCTGCCAATGCCCTTCGGCCTTCAATTCACCGAATACCTGGTCGACCGCCTTGCGCGCACGTTGCACCATCTCGGCAATCTCCTCTTCTGAGATGACAAACGGCGGCGAGAAGGCAATGGAATCGCCGTCGGGCAAGCCACGCGTAATCAGCCCGCTCGCGAGCGCCGCCTTGGCCACCCGAACGCCCACCTTCAAGGCTGGGTCGAAACGCCTGGCCGGGTTGCGTGCAGCGACGAATTCCACCGCGCCAATCAGACCGAAACCACGCACGTCGCCCACCGCAGGATGGTCGGCGAAAGCCGCGCGCAGATACTGATGCATGATCTTGCCGCGCGAGCCCGCCTGCGCGACCAGTTGTTCGTCTTCGATGACCTTCAGGTTGGCGAGTGCCGCAGCCGCCGCGATCGGGTGACCGCTATACGTAAAGCCATGACCGAACACGCCGAGCTTGTCGCTGCCCGCCACAATCGCGCGCCACACCTTCTCCGAAACCAGGCACGCCGACAACGGCACATAGGCCGACGTCACGCCCTTGGCCACCGTAATGAGATCCGGCTTCATGCCCATTGCCTCCGTACCGAACATGGTGCCGAGCCGGCCAAAGCCGCAAATCACTTCGTCGGCGATCAGCAGCACGTCGTATTTGTCGAGCACTTTCTGGATCGCCGGGTAGTAGCCTTCCGGTGGCACAATTACACCGCCCGCACCCATCACCGGCTCCATGATCATTGCGCCGACCGTTTCCGGACCCTCCGCCAGAATCAGTTGTTCCAGGTCGTTGGCGAGCTTTGCCACGAATTCAGCGTCGCTCTGGCCGGGCTCGGCCTCCCAGAGCCGATGCGGCGCCGTCGTGTGCTTGATGAACGGGAGCGGCAAATCGAATCCGCCATGCAGTCCCGGCAAGCCGGTCATGCCGGCCGTCACCACCGTCACTCCGTGATAGCCGCGCCGCCGTGCGATGATTTTCTTCTTCAGCGGCAGGCCGCGTGCATTGTTGTAATACCAGACCAGCTTCACCTGCGTATCGTTCGCGTCCGACCCGGAATTGCCGAAGAACACCTTCGACATGGGCACCGGCGACATTTCGATCAGCTTCTGCGCCAGCAGAATCGGTGCCTCCGTCGACATCGAAGCGAACGTGTGATAGTAAGGCAGCTTCATCGCCTGCGCGTGAATCGCGTCCGCAATCTCGCGGCGTCCATAGCCGATGTTCACGCACCACAAACCCGCCATCGAATCGATGTAGCGCTTCCCGTGGTTGTCCTCCAACCACACGCCCTCGCCGGACACCATCACGAGCGGTCCATTGCGCTCGTGATCGCCCAGCGCTGTAAACGGATGAAAAAAGAATTGCCGGTCCAGATTGTTGAGGTCGGGCGCGTGGTCCGCCACGGGAAAACTCATGACTATCTCCAGGTAGGGAAGCTGCTTAACAGCCGAAAAACAGCAGACAGGGAATCGCATCGCGTCGATTCACTGCAAATTTATTTAAATAAATTTGTGCGCATTGCGTCATTTTGGGCGATATGAGAACATAAATCAACGAATGGAAAAAAACGTTCACGCCCAACCAAGGAAATTTCAACGATGCTGAAACTCAACGATCCGAGCCTGCTCAAGCAAGCGCTGTATCTGAATGGCGAATGGATCGAGCAGACAGGCAACGGGTTTATCGAAGTCATCAACCCGTCGACCGGCGCAGTGGTCGGCAAAGCGCCGAAAGCGAGCCGCGCAATGACGGCGGACGCAATCAGGAAAGCCCACATAGCGCTCCCCGCGTGGAGTGCGCGCCCTGCGGCAGAACGTTCGCAAATCATCAAACGTTGGTACGAGCTGATCGTGGCGCATGTCGACGATCTCGCCCGGATTCTCACCGCCGAGCAGGGCAAACCGTTCGCCGAGGCACGCGGCGAGATTCTCTATGGCGCGGCGTTTTTCGAGTGGTACGCGGAAGATGCCAAGCGCCTGCACGGCGAGGTACTCCAGGCTCCGACGGCAGGCCGCCGCATGCTCGTGCTACGGCAGCCGATCGGCGTGTGCGCCGCCATCACACCGTGGAATTTCCCGATGGCGATGATCCCGCGCAAAGCTGCCCCAGCACTCGCCGCCGGCTGCACAATGGTGCTCAAGCCTGCCAGCGCAACGCCTTTTTCAGCGCTCGCACTGGCCGAACTCGCGCATCGTGCCGGGCTGCCCGCTGGCGTGTTCAGCGTGCTGACGGGCGCGGCATCGGAAGTCGGCGACGAACTCGCAACCCATCCGCTCGTACGCAAGCTCACGTTTACCGGCTCGACCGAAGTCGGCCGTTCGCTGATGCAGAAGGCGTCGGGCACGATCAAAAAGGTGGCGATGGAACTGGGCGGTAACGCACCGCTGATCGTTTTCGACGACGCGGATATCGATGTCGCCGTAGCCGGCACGATCGCGTCCAAATTCCGCAATATGGGTCAGACCTGCGTGTGCGCGAATCGGATCTATGTGCAGGGCGGCATTCACGACCGGTTCGTCGAAGCGTTGACGCGCGCGGTGAACGCGCTCAAGGTTGGCGACGGCTTCGACGCGGACGTCACCCAGGGTCCACTGATTGACGACGACGCGGTCGCAAAGGTCGAAGAACACGTTGCGGACGCGCTCGCTCAAGGCGCGACGATCGCGGCGGGCGGCAAGCGGCACGCCCTGGGCCGCTCGTTCTACGAACCAACCGTGCTCACCGGCGTGACCCAATCGATGAAAGTCGCGATCGAGGAGACGTTTGGCCCAGTTGCGCCGATCTTCCGCTTCGAAACAGAAGCGGAAGCAGTAACGGCTGCCAACAACACGGAATTCGGCCTCGCCGCTTATTTTTTTACTCGCGACAATGCGCGCGTGTGGCGCGTCAGCGAAGCGCTGGAATGCGGGATTGTGGGCGTCAACACGGGCGCGACTTCCTTCGAGGGCGCCCCATTCGGCGGAGTCAAGGCATCTGGCGTAGGTCGCGAAGGATCAAAGCACGGCATCGAGGAATTTACTGAACTCAAATATGTGTGCATTGCGGAAGTCTGCTGATAAACTTTACGTAATGCAGATTTTGTGCGCCATGCGCCCACTGCAACTACTTAAAGGGGAAGCATATGGCCGCATACGAGACGGCTTTGGAGGACGACGACGAAGTTCGCGATCGCGATTACGTCGGCTCGTTCGCTCGTGGACTGGAAGTCATCAAGGTATTCAACCGGCACACGCCGCGGCGCACGCTGAGCGAAGTAGCCGAGGCGAGCGGCATGACGCGCGCCACGGTCCGACGCTTTCTGCTCACGCTCGTACGCGAGGGCTATGCGGAGACCGACGGCAAGTACTTCAACCTGAAGCCGAAGATTCTAGAGATCGGTTTTTCGGCGCTATCGTCCATGAACATCTGGGACATCGCCCAGCCGATCATGAACGCGCTTTCGGCGAATGTGCAGGAATCGTGCTTTGCCGCGGTACTCGACGGCGACTCGGTGATCTACGTGGCGCGGGCTACATCGAACCGGATCATGAATGTCGGCATCTCCATTGGCAGCCGCACGCCCGCGCATTGCGTGTCGACCGGGCGCGTGCTCCTCGCCGCACTGCCGGATGCCGAGTTTCACTCGTATCTGGAAAAGGCGAAGCTGCACAAATTCACGCCGAATACGGTGACCTCGAAGGTGAAGTTGCGTGAACTGGTTGAAGAAACCCGATTGCGCGGCTGGTCCATCGTCGATCAGGAACTGGAAATCAGCCTACGTTCCATTTCAGTGCCGATTCGCGACCGCGACGGCAAGGTCGTGGCTGCGCTCAACGTCTGCTGTCCGGCCGAGCGCGTGACACCACAGGACATCAACAGCCGGATCCTGTCAGCCATGCTGGAGGCGTCGAAAGATATCACCCGGGCGTTGCAGGCCTAGGCCGCCGCAAACCTGAAGCAGCACCCGAACGGCACGCCTTGCGTGCCGTTTTTTTATCCATTTTCGCAAGTTCCCATCCCCTTTTTTAATGACGCGATGTTTACATAGCGAACTTTTGTGCGCTAGTATCAATGGCAATCTCGAAAGAGATATCCATTGGAGCCATCGTTCATGCAGTCGTCATTGAAGGGTAAGGTTGTACTGGTCACCGGAGGCGCGCGCGGCCTGGGTCATGCTGTCGCGACCGCTTTCGCTCAGGCCGGCGCGGTCGGTGTCGTTGCAGATTTGCCTTCGGCGTCGCGAATGCTACCGCCCGACGGCATGGTGGCTCTCGACTGCGACGTCACCTCGGAGGCAAGTGTCGCCGCCTGCGTCGCGGCAACAGTGGAACAGTTCGGCCAGCTCGATGTCGTGATCGCCAATGCCGGATTGGTGCCCGGCTGGCGCACCACCGAAGCCCTCGATTTCGATGAATGGGATCGGGTAATGGCGGTGAACGCGCGCGGCGTCGCGCTCACGCTAGCCAGAACGGCCAAGGCGTTGAGCGCCACGCGCGGATCAGTGGTTGTCATGGCTTCGATCAATGCGTATGCGGCGCATGCACGCCAGATGCTTTACACGGCGTCGAAGCACGCCGTGCTTGGCATCGTCCGCTCCGCGGCGCGCGATCTCGGTCCGCAAGGCATTCGTGTCAATGCACTGGCACCCGGACCGATCGCAACCGAGGCGCTGCTCGAACGCGTCAGATATCGCGCCAGTGCCGGCGGCGCGCAAGCGGATGTCGCGCTACAGGAACTCGCGAACGGCAATGCGCTGAGACGTCTCGCTACCGAGGCCGAGGTTGCCCAAGCCACGCTGTTCCTGGCCTCCGATGCCGCCAGCGGCATCACCGGCGTGCTGCTTCCCGTAGACGCGGGCCTTCAGTAATCCGCCGCGGTTTGTCTTCCTCAACTCGGGTCATCTCTATGTTCAGTCTGGAAAACAAGACCGTGCTCGTGACGGGCGCGTCCAAAGGCATCGGCGCGGCCATTGCCGGCGCGCTGGGCGCGGCGGGCGCTCACGTCATCGCGCATTACGGCAGTGACCGCGCGGGCGCCGAACAGGCATTGGCCGACGTACCGCCAGCGCGCAAGCATTTCGTGCAGGCAGACCTGCACGATCTGGCGGCCACCGAAGCAATGTGGGACGACGCCGAGGCCTGGCGCGGCAAGATCGACGTCTACGTCAATAACGCAGCCATCATGCTGTGGCACGGCGGCTTCGGCGCGGACGACGCGACCTGGGACGCTGTCTGGGAAGACACGCTCGCCGTCAACGTGCTCGCCCCGGCCAGGCTGATCCGGCGTGCGGTCCGGCATTTCCTTGAGCAGAGCGGCGGCGTGCTCGTCACCATCTCCAGTTGGGCAGCGCAACGCGGTGTGACCAACCCCGACACGATCGCCTATGCGGCCTCCAAAGCAGCCGTGCGCGCCATGACGCAAACCGTTGCCCGCGCGCACGCCCGCGACGGCTTGCTCGCTTACATCGTGGCGCCAGGCGTGGTTCGAACCCAGATGTCCGAGGCATTCGCAGCGACCCAGGGGGGCGAGGAGAAGATCACCGCATCACTCGCGATGGGCGAGTGGGTGCCACCGGACGACATCGGCAATCTGGTCGCTTTTCTGGCGAGCGGCACGGCGCGCCACCTGAGCGGCGCCACGCTCGACGTCAACGGCGCGAGCTACGTCCGGTAGTTTCTCGCGCAAGCGTTAGTAAGGAATTTTTGAGAACATAAGTGCGCCTTGCGCACATTTTCTTTGACAGCGTATTTTGATGAGCCCACAATTTTTTCGTGGACAGCCAGGCAAGGCCGACCGGGGCGACGGCATCCGGACTATGGCGCCTGCCACCCGATTTCCCACTTGCCCCTTCCGGAGAGTTCTCAATGTTTAGAGCAGTATTTCTCGTGCTGGCTGCGGTTGTCGCAACGATGACCGCACAGGTGGCCGAAGCCCGCACGCTCGATCAGATCATCAAGAGCGGCACCATTCGCATCGGCGTGAACCCGAACTTTCCCCCCATGAGTTCGTACAACGCAACGAATCAACTGGCCGGCTTCGATATCGACGTTGGCAACAAGATTGCCAGCACGCTGAATATCAAGGCGGAATTCGTGCCGACCGAAGCCGCGCAGCGTGTGCCCTTTCTCGTATCTGATCGTATCGACATCTCGTTAGGTGCACTGACCCGCTCCGCCGAGCGCGCGCAGTTGATCGATTTCACCGTGCCGTTGCACACGGAGTCGATGTCCGTGTTAACGACCAGCAAGATCAAGGCAACCAAATGGACGGATCTGAATTCACCGTCCATCACGTTGGTCGACATGCGCGGCAACTGGTCGGTCGATTATGTGAAGGACAAACTGCCTAAAGCGAAGATGCTACTGGTCGAATCGATTGCGGATACCGTGCGCGCGGTCGCACAAGGACGCGGCGACGCGATTGTCGAAAACATCGACTTCTTCCAGAATTTCACCAAGAACTATCCGAATATCAAGTGGCGTACGCTGAACGACCCGATCTTCGTCAATTACGACAGCATTGGCGTTTCGAAAGGCAATTCGACATTGAAGGACTATCTGAACGTGGTGCTGTTCGACCTGCACTCGTCGGGTTTCGTCAACGATACCTGGCAAAAGGCGTATGGCACGCCCATGCAGAAGCCGATCGTACCGAACCCGTACTTCTGAGTTTTTGAGCCGGGGCCGCTGGCACGGACAGCCGCGCGGCGGCCACATCCTGCATGACAGCGCGTGCCTGCAAAGGCACGCCGTCATTTGTTCTGGATTGCCATGACCTACACGCTTCAATATGCCGATGTGCTGCGCCAGTTACCGTATCTGGCAACCGGTGCGGTTCTGACGCTCGAGATCGCCTTCGTTTCATTCTGGCTCGGGTGCCTGATCGGTCTTGCCGGTGCGCTCGGCAAGCTGCACGGTGGCGCGCTCACACGCCGCGCGATCGGTCTTTACGTGGTTGTGCTGACGAATACGCCAGCCCTCGTGCAGATATTCTTTCTGTTCTACGCGCTGCCGGACGCCGGCATCACCCTTTCGCCAATGGCCGCCGTTCTGATCGGCCTCACGCTGAACTCCGGCGCTTACCTCACGGATATCTTGCGCTCGGGCATCAGTTCAGTGCGCACGTCTGAACTGGAAACCGCAGAAACGCTCGGTATGTCGCGCCTGCAAACGGTTCGCTATGTGATCTTGCCGCACGTCGCCAAGACCATCTACGCGCCGCTGTGCAATTTTTTCATTTGGCTCGTGCTGGGCAGCTCGATCGGTTCCATTTTCGGCGTGGAAGAATTGACCGGCCGCGCGATCAACATTTCCAGCGCGAACATGCGCACGATCGAAACCTTCTCGGTCGTGGCCGCCATGTACGTCGCACTGACGTTCGTTGCGTCGATCGCGCTCGCGCTGACCGGCCGCTACGCCTTCCGTGTCAAAGCGAGGATCTTCTGATGCTCGATCAAATCGCTGCACAAGTCCCTACGTTTTTCACCCGCTTCACGCTCGAGTTCCTGCTCGAAGCAATGGGCCGCACGCTCGCCATGACTGCGCTTGGATGCGGCGTCGGCATCGTACTCGGCACACTGATCGCTGTTATCCGCTATACGAAAACGCGTCTGCTGGCGCCGGTGCGTATCGTACTGACGATGCTGGTGGAAGTGTTCCGCCGTATTCCGTTTCTGGTGAATCTGTTTATTGTGATGTTCGCCTTGCAAGGCTTCGGCTCCGAGGTTTCGCTCTTCACGATTGCGACCGTTTCCATTTGCATCGTCGCTACCGCCTTTCTGTCCGAGGTGATTCGCGCCGGACTCGAATCGGTTCCCCGGCAGCAGATCGAAGCGGCCGAGGTGATGAACCTCGGTTTTACGCGTACGTTGTTCCTCGTGCTGCTGCCGCAATCGTGGAAAGTGATTCTGCCGCCTGCCTTCGCCTTCATGGTGATGTTCATCAAGGACACTTCGCTGGCCTCGCAAATGGGCGTGGTCGAACTGACCTTCACCGGCAAGGTGTTGATGAACCGCGGCTTCTCGCCTTTTCTCGTCTACGGTGCGGTGCTTGCCGCCTACTTTATTCTGTCCTACCCGTTAAGCCGTCTGGGTGCCTATCTGGAGAATCGCCTTGCCTCACCTCGCAGTCGAAAAGCTCTCAAGCGCATACGCTCAGCAACAGGTTCTCCGCGACATCACACTCTCGGTTGAACGCGGTGAAGTCATCAGCCTGATCGGACCGTCGGGTTCGGGGAAGAGCACGCTGCTGCGTACGCTGGTCGGATTGATGCCGCCCACTGCCGGCCGGGTCGTGCTCGACGACGAGCCGCTCAATTACTCGTCGCGCAAGAGCGTTCGCGCTGCGCGAGACAAAATGGCGATCGTGTTCCAGCAATACAACCTGTTCCAGAACATGGACGTAATGCGCAACGTCACGCTGTCGCCTCTGAAGATCAAGAAGCGCGCACGCGATCAGGTGGAAAACGAGGCGA harbors:
- the gcvPB gene encoding aminomethyl-transferring glycine dehydrogenase subunit GcvPB: MTTKPALRRYHAAVWDEPIVMEMSYKGRRGVLFPEPDPRVTASVGPSDQLIPAALRRVKRPALPEMSEPDVLRHYLHLSQQTLGMMGISLFGTCTMKYNARLNEAITSRDEVAELHPRQHPDTLQGALHIIHSLDLALRELSGMDSFTFQPAGGADAAYTHACVTRAYHAARGELETRDEIITTIQSHPCNPATAATAGFKVITLTLEENGYPSVEALKSVVSSRTAALMVNNPDDMGIYNPNIKEWVRIVHEAGGLCFYDHANFNGVMSRLRARELGFDACMFMLHKTFGGPKGGGGPAVGAYGCSNALAPYLPGPLVVEHDGAYRLEPGSDMSIGRVREFFGNMQTVIKAYAWVRAMGAQGIAAAADISVLANNYMTQKLTQIRGVTCSHPHVDAWRMEMTRFSLETLERETGVTVFDVQNRMVDFGIDAFWLAHEPWIVPQPFTPEAGEMWSKEDIDTWIAVLEQICHEAYTTPDIVRSAPHNHPAGRIDGGPLEDPSRWAMTWRAHLKKRATP
- a CDS encoding amino acid ABC transporter permease, with protein sequence MTYTLQYADVLRQLPYLATGAVLTLEIAFVSFWLGCLIGLAGALGKLHGGALTRRAIGLYVVVLTNTPALVQIFFLFYALPDAGITLSPMAAVLIGLTLNSGAYLTDILRSGISSVRTSELETAETLGMSRLQTVRYVILPHVAKTIYAPLCNFFIWLVLGSSIGSIFGVEELTGRAINISSANMRTIETFSVVAAMYVALTFVASIALALTGRYAFRVKARIF
- a CDS encoding SDR family NAD(P)-dependent oxidoreductase, with the translated sequence MFSLENKTVLVTGASKGIGAAIAGALGAAGAHVIAHYGSDRAGAEQALADVPPARKHFVQADLHDLAATEAMWDDAEAWRGKIDVYVNNAAIMLWHGGFGADDATWDAVWEDTLAVNVLAPARLIRRAVRHFLEQSGGVLVTISSWAAQRGVTNPDTIAYAASKAAVRAMTQTVARAHARDGLLAYIVAPGVVRTQMSEAFAATQGGEEKITASLAMGEWVPPDDIGNLVAFLASGTARHLSGATLDVNGASYVR
- a CDS encoding transporter substrate-binding domain-containing protein, which codes for MFRAVFLVLAAVVATMTAQVAEARTLDQIIKSGTIRIGVNPNFPPMSSYNATNQLAGFDIDVGNKIASTLNIKAEFVPTEAAQRVPFLVSDRIDISLGALTRSAERAQLIDFTVPLHTESMSVLTTSKIKATKWTDLNSPSITLVDMRGNWSVDYVKDKLPKAKMLLVESIADTVRAVAQGRGDAIVENIDFFQNFTKNYPNIKWRTLNDPIFVNYDSIGVSKGNSTLKDYLNVVLFDLHSSGFVNDTWQKAYGTPMQKPIVPNPYF
- a CDS encoding SDR family NAD(P)-dependent oxidoreductase, with product MQSSLKGKVVLVTGGARGLGHAVATAFAQAGAVGVVADLPSASRMLPPDGMVALDCDVTSEASVAACVAATVEQFGQLDVVIANAGLVPGWRTTEALDFDEWDRVMAVNARGVALTLARTAKALSATRGSVVVMASINAYAAHARQMLYTASKHAVLGIVRSAARDLGPQGIRVNALAPGPIATEALLERVRYRASAGGAQADVALQELANGNALRRLATEAEVAQATLFLASDAASGITGVLLPVDAGLQ
- a CDS encoding amino acid ABC transporter permease — translated: MLDQIAAQVPTFFTRFTLEFLLEAMGRTLAMTALGCGVGIVLGTLIAVIRYTKTRLLAPVRIVLTMLVEVFRRIPFLVNLFIVMFALQGFGSEVSLFTIATVSICIVATAFLSEVIRAGLESVPRQQIEAAEVMNLGFTRTLFLVLLPQSWKVILPPAFAFMVMFIKDTSLASQMGVVELTFTGKVLMNRGFSPFLVYGAVLAAYFILSYPLSRLGAYLENRLASPRSRKALKRIRSATGSPRHHTLG
- a CDS encoding aminotransferase; translation: MSFPVADHAPDLNNLDRQFFFHPFTALGDHERNGPLVMVSGEGVWLEDNHGKRYIDSMAGLWCVNIGYGRREIADAIHAQAMKLPYYHTFASMSTEAPILLAQKLIEMSPVPMSKVFFGNSGSDANDTQVKLVWYYNNARGLPLKKKIIARRRGYHGVTVVTAGMTGLPGLHGGFDLPLPFIKHTTAPHRLWEAEPGQSDAEFVAKLANDLEQLILAEGPETVGAMIMEPVMGAGGVIVPPEGYYPAIQKVLDKYDVLLIADEVICGFGRLGTMFGTEAMGMKPDLITVAKGVTSAYVPLSACLVSEKVWRAIVAGSDKLGVFGHGFTYSGHPIAAAAALANLKVIEDEQLVAQAGSRGKIMHQYLRAAFADHPAVGDVRGFGLIGAVEFVAARNPARRFDPALKVGVRVAKAALASGLITRGLPDGDSIAFSPPFVISEEEIAEMVQRARKAVDQVFGELKAEGHWQG
- a CDS encoding IclR family transcriptional regulator domain-containing protein, whose product is MAAYETALEDDDEVRDRDYVGSFARGLEVIKVFNRHTPRRTLSEVAEASGMTRATVRRFLLTLVREGYAETDGKYFNLKPKILEIGFSALSSMNIWDIAQPIMNALSANVQESCFAAVLDGDSVIYVARATSNRIMNVGISIGSRTPAHCVSTGRVLLAALPDAEFHSYLEKAKLHKFTPNTVTSKVKLRELVEETRLRGWSIVDQELEISLRSISVPIRDRDGKVVAALNVCCPAERVTPQDINSRILSAMLEASKDITRALQA
- a CDS encoding NAD-dependent succinate-semialdehyde dehydrogenase, translated to MLKLNDPSLLKQALYLNGEWIEQTGNGFIEVINPSTGAVVGKAPKASRAMTADAIRKAHIALPAWSARPAAERSQIIKRWYELIVAHVDDLARILTAEQGKPFAEARGEILYGAAFFEWYAEDAKRLHGEVLQAPTAGRRMLVLRQPIGVCAAITPWNFPMAMIPRKAAPALAAGCTMVLKPASATPFSALALAELAHRAGLPAGVFSVLTGAASEVGDELATHPLVRKLTFTGSTEVGRSLMQKASGTIKKVAMELGGNAPLIVFDDADIDVAVAGTIASKFRNMGQTCVCANRIYVQGGIHDRFVEALTRAVNALKVGDGFDADVTQGPLIDDDAVAKVEEHVADALAQGATIAAGGKRHALGRSFYEPTVLTGVTQSMKVAIEETFGPVAPIFRFETEAEAVTAANNTEFGLAAYFFTRDNARVWRVSEALECGIVGVNTGATSFEGAPFGGVKASGVGREGSKHGIEEFTELKYVCIAEVC